CTGGGATTACACGGGGCCGAGTCGCATGGTTCGGCAGGTTGCTCGTCAAGGCGAATTGGATGGCTTTGTGGCGATGAGCGGCAGCCGCACGGTCGGCCTGGCTTACTACGTTGTGGAGGACCTGCGCTGCTCGATTGGTGATATTTATGTCACGAAGGATTGGCGCGGCGCCGGCGTTGACCGCCAACTGGTCGCCGCCATTCTCGACGAGCTGGGGCGCGGCCCGCGCTTGCGGCGCATCGAGAGCCAGTGCATCAACATTGATAATGACGGCGTCAGCGACCTGTTGACGGCGAGCGGCTTTGAAAGCTTTGACCGTTACTACATGATCAAGGAGTTGAGCGAGGCGGCAAGCGACCAGACAGGTTCGACAATCTATGGTCAGCACCTGGCCCAGACTTCAACCGAAGACGTTTTGATTCGCGGCTGGCAGGAGGCCGATTTCTCGCAGTCGGCGCGCGTCATTCACCAATCCTACCGCGGCCGCACAGACAGTCGCATCAACAGCCAGTACAAGACCGAAGCGGGCTGCGCGGAGTTACTGACCATCCTGACTGATCATCTCTGGTGCGGCGATTTCCTGCCGCACGTTTCGCGCGTTGCCATACAGCGAGCGGCGCGGCGGCAGGCCGGCGTGCTGATCGCTTCGCGCATCTCGTCGCGTGTCGGCCACATCGGTCAGGTCTCTGTGCATCACGCGTATCAGCGGATGGGCCTGGGGCAGCGATTGATGGTTAGCGCGCTTCAAGAGCTGACGCAGTATGGCTTTCACACCGCGACGCTCGCCGTCACTGCCATCAACGCGCCGGCGCTGCGGCTCTACGAATCGCTCGGCTTCCGCTCGATCCACCGCTTCCCGG
This sequence is a window from Blastocatellia bacterium. Protein-coding genes within it:
- a CDS encoding GNAT family N-acetyltransferase; its protein translation is MATAPLINTEARILPMQDADRNGLEALFEEQCREWLSLLRWDYTGPSRMVRQVARQGELDGFVAMSGSRTVGLAYYVVEDLRCSIGDIYVTKDWRGAGVDRQLVAAILDELGRGPRLRRIESQCINIDNDGVSDLLTASGFESFDRYYMIKELSEAASDQTGSTIYGQHLAQTSTEDVLIRGWQEADFSQSARVIHQSYRGRTDSRINSQYKTEAGCAELLTILTDHLWCGDFLPHVSRVAIQRAARRQAGVLIASRISSRVGHIGQVSVHHAYQRMGLGQRLMVSALQELTQYGFHTATLAVTAINAPALRLYESLGFRSIHRFPVFFKERRSP